The DNA sequence GCATGGCCGAGGAGCTGGGCAGGCTGGCCCTGGAGCCCGGAGAGAACTTCTGCATGGGAGGCCCGGGGATGATCTTCAGCAGAGAGGTTCTACGCAGGATGGTCCCTCACATCAACACCTGTCTCAGGGAGATGTACACCACCCATGAGGACGTGGAAGTGGGCCGCTGTGTGCGGCGCTTTGGAGGAACACAGTGCGTGTGGTCGTATGAGGTATGAGCTTACACGCTTTCTGTTACTTCAGGCTCCCTGAATATCATATCCAGTGACAGTGGGGGGATTTGGGAAGAAAGCAGAGGTGGAAATGTTTCATCATGTCCCGCAAAACATGCAAGCATTAAACCCTTTTAACACCAGGGATATGGAACCACTCGGCCAGCCGtgccaaaacacttttttaccAACTTAAACATCcgatggaaaataatctcaggATGAAATAGCACAAGGTAGTGTCAACATGAAACACAGCGCTTTCAAACCGGAGAACGGAGTTCCCTTTTGTTCGTTCCTCGGTAGTGTTTTAATCCAGACCACattctttttcctaaacttaacgggttgttttggtgcctaaactttacTGTCATGGCTGCATGCTGCTTACTTCTTCTGTCTAAACTCCACTACCACGGCCCCTGAAAGGACTTATTTCTTTTGGCAACAATTTAGTTCTAAACTTCATTATCACAATATAAAccgaaatgatttcctttcatgagttttaaattcaacaagcagtttgttgtattttagcagaatcgtgaaagcagcagaaatcaGTACCCTTTCACTTCTGTTTATTAATCACAAATATATCCTTATCAAGATCTTCAACATTAGCGCATATTTTCCTCACGTCATGCAGCCCTACTTTGCTATCACCCTCCAAGACATGCACAGTTGGTCTTGTTAGTAAAGTAGAGTGTTGTTTGTGCCTGTACTAGGGCGCTCTCATCATGGTGTTCCAACTCTTTCCACAGATGCAGCAGCTCTTCTATGAGAACTATGAACACAACAAGAAGGGTTTCATTGAAGAACTTCACAGCAGCAAGATCCACAACGCCATCACGCTTCACCCCAACAAAAAGCCCGCCTACCAGTACCGGCTGCACAGCTTCATGCTGGGCCGCGAGATCTCCAGGCTCTGTTACCGCAGCATCCTGCTCCACCGCCAAGGCCTGATGATGAGTTCCCTTAGCGACACAGAGGTACAGTGGGAGGACCAACAGCTGGGGTCCCCACCTTCCTACATGCGCTATAAGCCCAATGAGAGGCATGATGTCATTGAATGGGATTTCCTGACTGGCCGCCATGTTTATTCTGCTGCTGAGAACAAGGTAGCCCGGCAAAGCCTCGGGAACTCGCTTCGGACCGCGCTAGAAGGCATTATACTCCAGGTCATGGAAATGATTAACGAGAATTCGAAAACACGTGGCCGTGTCATTGACTTTAAAGAGATCCAGTATGGCTACTACAGGGTGGATCCAATGCATGGCGCCGAATACATCATAGACTTACTGCTTCTGTACAAGAAACATAAGGGACGCAAGATAACGGTGCCTGTGAGGCGCCACGCTTACCTTCAGCAGTCCTTCAGCCGCCCCTTCTTTACTGAAACCGACGAGCTAGACGTGGCTGAGCTCGTGGCTGCCATCAACTCTGAATCCCAATCCCTGTCTTTCTTGTCCAACTCTCTGAAGTTCTTGTCCCCTTTCCAGGTCCAAGAATCAAACAGGGACATGTGGGAGCAAAGCCAGAGGAAGGTCAACATCCTTGTCCCGTTATCTGGTCGCTATGACACCTTCGTCCGCTTCATGGAGAACTTTGAAAAAGTGTGTTTGATACCCAAACAAAACGTTAAGCTCTCCATCGTTCTGGTGGACAACGAGAGCAATCAGAGCAGAGGAAGACACATCCAGTTAGTCAAAGACTTCTACAGGAAGTATCCCAAAGCTGACCTGTCCATAATCCCCATGACAGGCAACTTTTCCCGAGGACTGGCTCTTGAGCTGGCCTCCTCACAGCTTCATAATGACTCTCTACTCTTCTTCTGCGATGTTGATCTTATCTTTAGTGGCGACGCCTTACAACGCTGTAGAGACAATGCTGTCCAAGGGAGACAAGTCTATTTTCCTGTTGTCTTTAGTCAGTACAACCCCAAGATAGTGTATTCGGAGAAGGCCCCGAGAGAAAACAAGTTTGTGCTAACCAAGAAAAGTGGCTTCTGGCGAGACTATGGATTTGGAATCGCCTGTGTTTTCAAGAGTGATTTACTCAAAGCTGGAGGGTTTGACACCTCGATCTTAGGCTGGGGACTGGAAGACGTGGACCTGTTCACAAAAGTGATTCATTCAGGTTTGAAAGTGTTACGCAGCCAAGAACCGGGCATTGTCCACATTTATCATCCCGTCCACTGCAACACAAGTCTGGAGCAGAAGCAACACAAGATGTGCCTGGGCTCCAGAGCGAGTACGTTCGCATCGACGATGCAGTTAGCAGAGCTGTGGCTGGAGAAACACATCGAGACCGGGTATAACAGGACTTCATCCTGACATCCCAGCCCTCCTGGACTCCTCCTGGACTCCTCCTGGACTCCTGATGATGATCATGTTGGTCTCATTCAAtgcataatcagccaaagtctgcatatGAATCCCAGGGgtgcattttttcaaatacgCTGCATAAATTGCAGATTTCTGCGCAAAATCATGCAGGatttgcatgatttcataatccccacattttcacagtaaaaaagtcacaaatatcttagcagaaatgaaaaaagttaGTTTACTTTACACAAGAATAgccattttcccctgttgccatgggaatgttatgaagtgacatAATAAtgcaacaagacaaacacagtctCTTCTTCATCATACCACAGTTTTTACAAGTTCCTACAATTTTATTgcataaaattgcataaatagCCCTCttattccatttcattttttaagaaaacaagcCGCATTATCAAGGGGTCTTACttgcaacaatcacaaaaaagcTCACATACATCACatttttctggaaggactgaTTATTCTCATTATCattgactatttttttattttttttgcgaGCATCTGTACCAAACAAGAGGTTTTCCTTTAGTGTGTAGGATAGGACTTGGAGCCCGGGACGTGTCTGCAGcgccacaatacttcattcagattGGTTTGACCCACATTGtgtctttaacaaatattgcactagtccctattttgataaaattgcgattaattgcgcAGCCCTAGATATAACCAACCCAGTTCCAAACTGACCTGAATGCAGGTGGACCTAACCTCAATGGGATCCAGAGGAAGTAGTCCATGAACAGGACCGAGTGTAGGCTTATTTAGATGAAAgcaagtgtaaaaacaacaagagtCTGCTACCTGATCCAGGTCCTCAGCGGCTGGGAAACCATTGCTCGAATACAAATTGGCTGTTGCGTGGTACATTGCACATGTACAGTTCACTTTAGCATTagcaaattttcttttttactgtggAAATGATGCAAATATAAAGCTTTGGGACTTTATTGCAGTTCCTTAGGGTTTGGGTCAGGGGTAACTAACTCAACAGTTTTTTACATGTATACTTGATTCTGGTTTGGGCGGTCCCAAGGTTGGGACTTTTACTTTACATGACCCAAAGAACACACAGGACGTGtgataaagaagaaaatagtctctactgtgtatatatatatatatttctataaatATATTCTAGTCGACTTATAAGAATGTTGAAGTGTTGCAGGTTTCAGAATGCCACAGAATCCCCACGGGTCACTGAAATGAGTTCTCGGTCCCTCTGCTCTTCATGGGTGAAGTGATTGTGGAATGTGGGTAGCTGTCGTACGGTACACAATCTCTCTGTGTTTAAGTTTCTGTGTCCTGGCGGTCCCAGAGACCCCTGAGACATTCCCTCCTGCAGACCTGTAGCCGAGGCTGTGTGGTCTTTGTCTGCCTAGGTGATCCTGTCGTGCTACTGTGTTAATATTATTTAGCATGTTCAGCAATTTCTCTCATTTCCACTCCCAAGTCTAGTTACAACTACGATGTTTACAGTTCGCAGTAGTTACCAGTATTATGGTACATGCCATGATACTGGCTTTAGAATACATTCCTGAATCTAATTTTACCTGGTTCAAGGTTTAGACGGGCCAGACCCACGGAGGTTTATAACTGGGATAAAGTTGGTTGAAGGGTCATCTGTTTTCAATGGCTATAGTTCAGTGTGTAGTTTgaacattcacatttatttaaaaaaaatgttttcaataaaaaatttgatccattttttttagtattttagaTGATTTGTTGGGCGTTTTccgcctttattttgataggaccgccgaagacatgaaaggggagagagggggatgacctgcagcaaagggccgcaggtcggagtcgaaccagGATCCGCTGCGGCGATGAATAAACCTGTAAATATggacgcccgctctaccaactgagctacccaggcgcccgaGCCAGGTTTCACCGCGGACATCACGACTAGAGCTGACTGGGAAACCACTCCCCAGCCTGAAGCATATGACTCCCCAAATGAGCTTAGTAGGTCATGTGCAGTCCATTGTACTGCGAGGTGTGTGGGATTATTCTTTGAGCAAGTCATTATGTTGAGGGGGCGTTGCCAAGCCACTTTTTTAAGTCTAATCATCttataaacacaaagaaaacaggagtGCTAACTCATTTGTTCCGAGAGATCTTCTGTGTGGACCAAAATGGGCAGCATAGCTGGGCCCAGGCCAAAATGCAATCTGATGCTTGAAAACATAGTTTTATGAATTCCGACATCTCAAATTGTGAAAGAAGTTAAAGGTTGGGGCCAGACGATTGCATTGAGTTTTACACCAAaggttttcagtgttttttgagccaaggaccccttaactgaaagagagacagagcagggacccccttcTGCATCTATTGTAAAACATGACGTTACATAAtcaactgggcctacaataaaaTATGAGCGGTCTAAAGCCTAAACACATACCTTTAAAATGCATAGAATAATAAGCTATTAAAATGACTGTCCGggtgattttataaatcatgttgtAATATTAAACGTGTCACAGTAAGTCCTTAGGATGAACTGGATCTGGGGAtggctaccttacctataggccagtaggCCTGTagttattgtgttattgtgtttttaaattaaaaaactattcATAATTTGGTTGCCCCCCTGCAGTAGCTCTGAGGACCCCataggggtcccggacccccctGTTAAAGGTTCTTGTTCATTGAGCAGACGTGTTCTGTCAGGAGCGCAGCAGCAGTTGAGACTCCTGGGTCACTGTACAGTACTTCTAATTTTTcagcaaaacagaaacaaatattcaagtaaaaatgtcaattgAGTGTGGTCATGGGGCTATCTTTACGTCACGTGATATTAGAGAATAAAGCTTATATATCCCTCTACATGTATCTCTAAATATATTGGTAATCATCTTTAAGAACATTTACCTATGAAGTAGCAGATTGTGTGTTACGCTGAGCAGAACAGATCCATTTTCTGTGTACTACGGAAGCTAATTGCAGAAAATGTGGAGCTGCATCTCgtttatatacagtgtgtatatatatatatatatatagatatatagatatatagatatatatatctgcATCTCATAATAACGAGAAAACTATCTCCAGCTTCATTTTTCTTGTCATTATGAGATACTAAGCCATAATCACAAGGTAAGGTTTGTGATGACGTCACTGGGAGGATCATCTGTCTTGAGTTAAAGGTTTGGTTACCCAAGCGTAATGGCTGCTATGGTAACAGCTGATTGTttataatacatgtttaaaGACATATTTGCTCAGTGCTTCCATAAGCTGCCATAAGAACAATGCAcacaataaaaatcaacacattctACATTAGGCAAAGTCTTCATTTTTGCTTCATCACTAGACCCAAACAagcttcatttttaaaagataataatTTGCTGGACTGTTTTTCTGTTGGGGGTGGggatgtgtttaaaaaaaaaaatagaatttgttAAAAATCTGCAGAGTTGTGCATCTGCAGATTACACGAGGCCCTGGTTATCACTGACAGGTGTTGTGTGGCACGGCTGTAACTGTCACATATCCATCGAAATGATgctgtgtattttaaaatgttatttgtatttgcattgtGGGGATTTCTAATCCCAATATTTCCATGTTTGTCCATATTCTTTTAGCAAAACGTAAATTTTGAGCATATCAAATGCTTCATTTCTTGTATTCTGGGGactttttctgcatcaatttatggTACAAATGTCTTTAGTTACATAAAGGAAATTATCATTAGATATTTGGGCTGGGTTGCccaataattaataatatacagtacagtgtatGACTGTGTTTCATGGACGGACACTCAGTCCTACCGTTTCTTGTGGAACTAGAACGCAGCATATGACGTAGCAGAAGGAAGATAAACATGGCGTCCGGACAGCAATGGGTGTTGGTGGAAATGGTACAAGCGTTTTATGAGGTGAGTGTCTCCTCTTTACAACTCTGTCGGGAACAACCTGGCGTTAACACGCACATTTCTTGTATGTTTAGCTACTCGGGGATGTTTTAGCTCTGGTCCGAGAGGCTGCTTAGTGAAAGCTTCCCAGCCAGGAAGTGTCCGTGCCCCGGGGAAGGCGTGGCCGTGGCTGGAGCCAGTCAGAAGAGGCAGGAAGATGGCGGAAACGTGAACGGTGCTTAGCTTCGTCGGCAGCTAgctgagctagctagctagctacaaaaGTAGAGCCATAAGATGAAAGTGGCTGTCCGAGTTATAAGATTGAAGCCGAGGTCAATAGTAAAGTTCTATATACTTTTGGTTTTgtacagaaatacatttaaggATGTATTTTATGTCTGTGCAGTCCACTTTTCTAGACCATAACTTTACTTATTACTTTACATAACTTCCAATATTGACGTAGTGCGTGAGTGATGTACTGTACAGAGTTTGGTTTAGTGACACCATTCTGCCATATTCATAAACTACAACATATTAGACTGTCAGGGACGACTAGGTGCTCTCTCTTTGTCTAACTTCCATTTATCAAAATGGAGTCAGGCATTCAATATCCCACATATTAGAAAACTACAAAATTGAGtcatctgattaaaaaaataaataagaaaacaggAATCAGATCATGTGGAAGGTATCAGAGACCGCCTTATAGAAGACAAGAAGTTATATGCCATTATAGTTTAACAGTTAAAGAAAAGTATTATTAAGGCTGGACATTTTTACTGAAGGAACTACTGTCAAAGTGAATGCACCATGCATAGTTGTTGTTCGCTGGACGTGTCCTCAGATTCAGTTCGTCTTACTGCCCCCACATGACCCTAATCTAGTGCATTGTGGGAGAGGGGAGTGCaaagaaagaagacatttgGTTTTAGTCGTGTTCCACTTGAAATTAGGGATTGACCGATACAGATTATTAATAGTTAATAGGGTTGGTCTTAAGGGTCCCatagcatgaaaatgtcacttttaggagatttattaacattaatatgagtttccccagcctgcctatggcccccccagtggctaaaaatggtgataggtgtaaaccgagccccgggtatcctgctctgatACCCAGAAAATGTAAGCTCATTTGGGCGGATCTGGAAGCTtcttcttatgaggtcataaggggcaaggctacctctcctttctctgctttggcccacccatgagagagagacatcatggctttcaaacaagcaaagtggcatgTGAGGACAGTATGCCCTTGTCCTCGGCAGTGGCAGCAGTGTCCCAGATGGTGATGGAGGATGGACTCGCTGACGGCTGTGTAGAAGTACACCATCATTGTTTTTTGCACGTTGGATTTCTTcagctggcgcaggaagtacatcctctgttGAGCTTTCTTGATGAGGGTGCTGATGTTCAGCTCCCACTTGAGATCTTGAAAGATGGTAGATCCCAGGAAGCGGAAAGACTCCATAGAGTCAATTGTGTTGTCATAGAGGGTGATGGGAGGGAAGGGGAGGCCGAGTTTTTCCTGAAGTCCACATCCATCTCCCCTGTCTTTAGATGATGCAT is a window from the Etheostoma cragini isolate CJK2018 chromosome 16, CSU_Ecrag_1.0, whole genome shotgun sequence genome containing:
- the chsy3 gene encoding chondroitin sulfate synthase 3, whose amino-acid sequence is MAVKSRRPWSTVLFGVFLGFTASSWLFIPQVLEGKGKKPPLCLYNSAASVGKGPAVLGNTADTKDRVLSQEDGVFGTGNSSGETGEPVSRPTHFLYVGVMTAKKYVRSRAVAAYQTWASSIPGKVEFFSSAGTGAVLVPVPVPVVSLAGVDDSYPPQKKSFMMLKYIHDHYLDKYEWFMRADDDVYIRGEKLELFLRSLNSSKPLYLGQTGLGMAEELGRLALEPGENFCMGGPGMIFSREVLRRMVPHINTCLREMYTTHEDVEVGRCVRRFGGTQCVWSYEMQQLFYENYEHNKKGFIEELHSSKIHNAITLHPNKKPAYQYRLHSFMLGREISRLCYRSILLHRQGLMMSSLSDTEVQWEDQQLGSPPSYMRYKPNERHDVIEWDFLTGRHVYSAAENKVARQSLGNSLRTALEGIILQVMEMINENSKTRGRVIDFKEIQYGYYRVDPMHGAEYIIDLLLLYKKHKGRKITVPVRRHAYLQQSFSRPFFTETDELDVAELVAAINSESQSLSFLSNSLKFLSPFQVQESNRDMWEQSQRKVNILVPLSGRYDTFVRFMENFEKVCLIPKQNVKLSIVLVDNESNQSRGRHIQLVKDFYRKYPKADLSIIPMTGNFSRGLALELASSQLHNDSLLFFCDVDLIFSGDALQRCRDNAVQGRQVYFPVVFSQYNPKIVYSEKAPRENKFVLTKKSGFWRDYGFGIACVFKSDLLKAGGFDTSILGWGLEDVDLFTKVIHSGLKVLRSQEPGIVHIYHPVHCNTSLEQKQHKMCLGSRASTFASTMQLAELWLEKHIETGYNRTSS